Proteins found in one Deltaproteobacteria bacterium genomic segment:
- a CDS encoding ParB N-terminal domain-containing protein produces the protein MKIPIAKLQLVPYNAVHKGKSTPVEFGFADIDEAIMNKEWEFRSFQGCFRELQTEWESVDEDTSIVLQKKYHINRIATIADKGIWRKPLLLYNDYTILDGGHRLWACHYLKNCEVDAIVIEKYSLTDSEKETIWETIRKCRGDVKCALVQLRIEIIRE, from the coding sequence ATGAAGATTCCAATTGCTAAGTTACAACTGGTGCCTTATAACGCAGTCCATAAAGGCAAGTCCACTCCTGTCGAGTTCGGTTTTGCTGATATCGATGAAGCAATCATGAACAAAGAATGGGAGTTCAGGTCATTTCAGGGTTGTTTTAGAGAACTCCAGACCGAATGGGAATCAGTAGATGAAGATACATCCATTGTTTTACAGAAAAAATATCACATCAATAGAATCGCAACAATAGCTGACAAGGGAATTTGGAGAAAACCTTTACTGCTATACAATGATTATACCATTCTGGATGGCGGCCATCGGCTATGGGCTTGTCATTATTTGAAAAATTGCGAAGTTGATGCAATCGTAATAGAAAAATATTCATTAACAGACAGTGAAAAAGAAACGATCTGGGAGACGATTAGAAAGTGCCGTGGCGACGTAAAATGTGCTTTAGTACAGTTGCGAATTGAAATCA
- a CDS encoding tetratricopeptide repeat protein, translating into MKKLFFLIPFTFSLLFFLFTTPCPAKQMNILVHPFENTGDKEYSWISAGMTDTVISDLTRIQNISVVSNQDRKKILEEMKFIFSGLAEEDRMIKLGKLTGANVIFTGSYLVSDSRIRVHARLVNVETGKVESSTKIDGTLNGIFDLQDKVVFTLMGETEKITIADIIPVKFIKQDRKKIAEKPKLKLSAYEWYAKGLEVEDTDPKEALNNFKKALDIDPNYTDALITAGFTTGITFNLFSEALGYLEKAERIFKGRNDTKSSGYTRLMMNIGNIYVSKGQLDRALEYFLNSQSIYDKLGLQNTAGYAGIMANIGNVYGEKGQLDTAGRYFRMAYDAYVRSDYSGEEKNWALNSARRLGY; encoded by the coding sequence ATGAAAAAGCTGTTTTTCTTAATACCATTTACCTTTTCCCTCTTATTCTTTTTATTCACCACCCCATGCCCAGCAAAACAAATGAACATACTGGTACACCCTTTTGAGAACACAGGAGATAAGGAATACTCCTGGATATCGGCAGGCATGACAGATACCGTCATATCCGACCTCACGCGTATTCAAAATATCAGTGTTGTCTCGAATCAAGACAGGAAGAAGATACTTGAAGAGATGAAGTTTATCTTCTCAGGTCTTGCAGAAGAAGACAGGATGATTAAACTCGGCAAGCTCACAGGTGCTAACGTTATCTTCACGGGAAGCTATCTCGTATCAGATTCCCGCATAAGGGTCCATGCAAGGCTTGTCAATGTAGAGACGGGCAAGGTAGAAAGCTCCACCAAGATAGACGGCACCCTAAATGGGATCTTTGACCTACAGGATAAGGTGGTATTTACCTTAATGGGTGAGACAGAAAAAATCACCATAGCCGACATTATACCTGTAAAGTTTATCAAACAAGACAGGAAGAAGATAGCGGAGAAACCCAAATTAAAATTAAGCGCCTATGAATGGTATGCAAAAGGCTTAGAGGTTGAGGATACCGACCCCAAAGAGGCGCTTAACAATTTCAAGAAGGCACTCGATATTGACCCGAACTATACCGATGCATTGATAACCGCAGGTTTTACTACGGGTATTACATTTAACCTCTTTAGCGAGGCCCTCGGATATCTTGAAAAAGCTGAGAGAATTTTTAAGGGCCGTAATGATACCAAATCGTCCGGTTATACCCGCCTCATGATGAACATCGGCAATATTTACGTGAGCAAGGGCCAGCTTGACCGTGCGCTGGAATACTTCCTGAACTCCCAATCCATTTATGACAAGCTCGGGTTACAGAATACCGCCGGTTATGCCGGTATCATGGCGAACATCGGCAATGTTTACGGGGAGAAGGGCCAGCTTGACACGGCAGGGAGGTATTTCAGAATGGCATACGATGCATATGTTAGATCTGATTATTCAGGGGAAGAGAAAAACTGGGCTCTTAATAGTGCAAGAAGGCTGGGATACTAA